Proteins found in one Arachis stenosperma cultivar V10309 chromosome 8, arast.V10309.gnm1.PFL2, whole genome shotgun sequence genomic segment:
- the LOC130945330 gene encoding uncharacterized protein LOC130945330, protein MLNDPLYEAWDRCNDYIVSWITLALSPEIAQSVIWHDVAGDLWRDLKHMYSQGDIFKMDKIDDELSTIKKGELSVLTNFTKLKAIWEELENLRPIPPCVTCAATNCACGLEIVRKYREDAYVVRFLKGLNEVYSYVKSQVMLMKPVPKIDEAFSLLLQQERQIHQTEPILNVRTLRNASSNTPQANRGRGRDRGAGRRRGKGTSKQCSYYGKTDHLVDVCYKKHGMPPHFKQGGTSFINNVVAKENSDTNNNVIGESLS, encoded by the coding sequence ATGTTGAATGATCCATTGTATGAAGCATGGGATAGATGCAACGATTACATTGTTTCTTGGATAACCTTGGCATTAAGTCCAGAAATCGCTCAAAGTGTGATCTGGCACGATGTTGCAGGAGATTTGTGGCGAGACCTAAAACACATGTATAGTCAAGGGGATATATTCAAGATGGATAAAATTGATGATGAGCTAAGCACAATCAAGAAGGGTGAACTCTCCGTCTTAACAAATTTCACCAAATTGAAGGCAATTTGGGAAGAGCTTGAAAATCTGCGACCTATACCCCCTTGTGTAACGTGTGCAGCGACTAATTGTGCGTGTGGTTTGGAGATTGTTAGAAAGTATAGAGAGGATGCCTATGTCGTGCGATTCTTGAAAGGATTGAATGAAGTTTATTCTTATGTAAAGTCTCAAGTCATGTTGATGAAGCCAGTGCCAAAGATTGACGAAGCTTTCTCCTTGCTACTTCAGCAAGAAAGGCAAATACATCAAACTGAACCTATACTCAATGTCAGAACCCTCAGGAACGCTTCAAGCAACACTCCTCAAGCAAATAGAGGAAGGGGGCGCGACAGAGGAGCTGgcagaagaagaggaaaaggaacttcaAAACAATGTTCATATTATGGGAAGACTGACCACTTGGTTGACGTGTGTTACAAGAAACATGGAATGCCACCTCATTTCAAGCAAGGTGGAACAAGCTTCATCAACAATGTAGTTGCTAAAGAGAATTCTGATACAAACAACAACGTTATTGGAGAGAGTTTATCCTAG